A stretch of Aeromicrobium tamlense DNA encodes these proteins:
- a CDS encoding HEAT repeat domain-containing protein: MPDLTPWDQRGDDELVDLAHRSRGDIAKESLAALARRGSERATPVAVELLTAHAEPRVRSLAAVTLGRRRDPEVPEALTRALADTDPTVVRRAAQSLARVGDESALPDLAGSQPPLATPAGRAVLTARMLIGYRAHRPEVLVPATAEVTDFGRRRGEEITFGGRASVSRATVLEAVRAEVPALGFRPSDLLTFTCSGAAGAVALAEEVGEADLSVPQMLGVMVRERVCSERYSLDCYVLSDDRDATGGTRPWLWLVRPSGRVVHVGRAELEDGRARFEVTGSVAPYANPVKVVGERSASGGLSIETALVGKPAASAARAAAPPARDSLMR; this comes from the coding sequence ATGCCTGACCTCACTCCCTGGGACCAGCGCGGCGACGACGAGCTCGTCGATCTGGCCCACCGCTCTCGCGGCGACATCGCGAAGGAGTCCCTGGCCGCCCTGGCCCGACGCGGCTCCGAGCGCGCCACCCCGGTGGCCGTCGAGCTGCTCACCGCCCATGCCGAGCCGCGGGTGCGTTCGCTCGCGGCCGTGACCTTGGGACGCCGGCGCGACCCCGAGGTCCCCGAGGCCCTCACGCGGGCGCTCGCCGACACCGATCCGACGGTCGTGCGCCGGGCTGCCCAGTCGCTGGCGCGGGTCGGCGACGAGTCGGCGCTGCCCGACCTCGCCGGGTCGCAGCCGCCGCTCGCGACGCCCGCCGGGCGCGCTGTCCTGACCGCACGGATGCTCATCGGCTACCGCGCCCACCGGCCCGAGGTGCTGGTCCCGGCCACCGCCGAGGTCACCGACTTCGGCCGCCGTCGCGGCGAGGAGATCACGTTCGGCGGGCGGGCCAGTGTGTCCCGCGCGACCGTGCTGGAGGCCGTCCGCGCCGAGGTGCCGGCGCTCGGGTTCCGGCCCAGCGACCTGCTGACGTTCACCTGCTCGGGCGCCGCCGGCGCCGTGGCCCTGGCCGAGGAGGTCGGCGAGGCCGACCTGTCGGTGCCGCAGATGCTCGGCGTGATGGTGCGCGAGCGCGTGTGCTCGGAGCGTTACTCGCTGGACTGCTACGTGCTCAGCGACGACCGCGACGCGACGGGCGGCACCCGGCCGTGGCTGTGGCTCGTTCGGCCCAGCGGCCGTGTCGTCCACGTGGGCCGGGCCGAACTCGAGGACGGGCGTGCCCGCTTCGAGGTCACCGGCTCGGTCGCGCCGTACGCCAACCCCGTGAAGGTGGTCGGCGAGCGCTCCGCGTCGGGCGGGCTCAGCATCGAGACCGCGCTCGTCGGCAAGCCGGCGGCCTCGGCGGCCCGTGCGGCGGCACCTCCGGCCCGGGACTCGCTCATGCGCTGA
- a CDS encoding ATP-dependent Clp protease ATP-binding subunit, with translation MFERFTDRARRVVVLAQEEARMLSHNYIGTEHILLGLIHEGEGVAAKALESLDISLEAVRGQVEDIIGQGQQAPSGHIPFTPRAKKVLELSLREALQLGHTYIGTEHILLGLIREGEGVAAQVLVKLGADLNRVRQQVIQLVSGFQGKESEATGSAPEAPAASSAVLDQFGRNLTQAAREGKLDPVIGRDDEAERVMQTLSRRTKNNPVLVGEPGVGKTAVVESLAQDIVRGDVPETLKDKQIYTLDLGALVAGSRYRGDFEERLKKVLKEIRTRGDIILFIDEIHTLVGAGAAEGAIDAASILKPMLARGELQTIGATTLDEYRKHFEKDAALNRRFQPVLVNEPSVVDSIEILKGLRDRYEAHHRVSITDDALVAAATMADRYVSDRFLPDKAIDLIDEAGARLRIRRAAAPPEFKEFDEQIADVRRRKEGAIDAQDFELAASLRDEEKKLIAAKHERERAWKSGDLDQVAVVDEHLIAEVLAKATGIPVGQLSEEESSRLLHMEEELHKRVIGQDEAIKALSRAIRRTRAGLKDPRRPGGSFIFAGPSGVGKTWLSKALANFLFGDDEALIQLDMSEFSEKHTVSRLFGSPPGYVGYEEGGQLTEKVRRKPFSVVLFDEIEKAHPDIFNSLLQILEEGHLTDGQGRVVNFKNAVIIMTTNLGAREISKGVNLGFAQAGDAVGTYERMKERVSTELKQHFRPEFLNRVDEVIVFPPLTQDEILQMVDMMIGSLEQRLGEKDIDIELTSAAKEQLAKVGFDPVLGARPLRRTVQREVEDALAEKLLYGDLHAGQIVLVDFVDGEFTFTGTSKADLELPEVPPAVEAGASSDD, from the coding sequence ATGTTCGAAAGATTCACCGACCGGGCCCGACGAGTCGTGGTGCTCGCGCAGGAAGAAGCGCGCATGCTCAGCCACAACTACATCGGCACCGAGCACATCCTGCTGGGCCTCATCCACGAGGGTGAGGGCGTTGCCGCAAAGGCACTGGAAAGCCTTGACATCTCGCTCGAAGCCGTCCGCGGCCAGGTCGAGGACATCATCGGTCAGGGCCAGCAGGCACCCAGCGGGCACATCCCGTTCACTCCGCGCGCCAAGAAGGTGCTCGAGCTGAGCCTGCGCGAGGCGCTGCAGCTGGGCCACACCTACATCGGCACCGAGCACATCCTGCTCGGCCTGATCCGCGAGGGCGAGGGCGTCGCCGCCCAGGTCCTGGTGAAGCTGGGCGCCGATCTCAACCGCGTCCGCCAGCAGGTCATCCAGCTGGTCAGCGGCTTCCAGGGCAAGGAGTCCGAGGCCACCGGCTCGGCCCCCGAGGCCCCCGCCGCCTCCAGCGCCGTGCTCGACCAGTTCGGCCGCAACCTGACGCAGGCCGCCCGCGAGGGCAAGCTCGACCCGGTCATCGGCCGGGACGACGAGGCCGAGCGCGTCATGCAGACGCTGAGCCGTCGCACCAAGAACAACCCTGTCCTCGTGGGCGAGCCCGGCGTCGGCAAGACCGCCGTCGTCGAGTCCCTGGCGCAGGACATCGTGCGCGGCGACGTGCCCGAGACGCTCAAGGACAAGCAGATCTACACGCTTGACCTCGGCGCCCTCGTGGCCGGCTCGCGCTACCGCGGTGACTTCGAGGAGCGCCTCAAGAAGGTGCTCAAGGAGATCCGCACGCGCGGCGACATCATCTTGTTCATCGACGAGATCCACACCCTGGTGGGTGCGGGTGCCGCCGAGGGCGCGATCGACGCCGCCAGCATCCTCAAGCCGATGCTGGCCCGCGGCGAGCTGCAGACCATCGGCGCCACGACGCTCGACGAGTACCGCAAGCACTTCGAGAAGGACGCGGCCCTCAACCGCCGCTTCCAGCCGGTGCTGGTCAACGAGCCGTCCGTCGTCGACTCCATCGAGATCCTCAAGGGGCTGCGTGATCGCTACGAGGCCCACCACCGGGTCTCGATCACCGACGACGCGCTCGTCGCGGCGGCCACCATGGCCGACCGCTACGTGAGCGACCGGTTCCTGCCGGACAAGGCGATCGACCTGATCGACGAGGCCGGTGCGCGCCTGCGCATCCGTCGCGCCGCCGCTCCGCCGGAGTTCAAGGAGTTCGACGAGCAGATCGCCGACGTCCGCCGCCGCAAGGAGGGCGCGATCGACGCCCAGGACTTCGAGCTCGCCGCCAGCCTGCGCGACGAGGAGAAGAAGCTCATCGCCGCCAAGCACGAGCGTGAGCGCGCCTGGAAGTCCGGCGACCTCGACCAGGTCGCGGTCGTCGACGAGCACCTCATCGCCGAGGTCCTGGCCAAGGCGACCGGCATCCCGGTCGGCCAGCTCAGCGAGGAGGAGTCCAGCCGACTCCTGCACATGGAGGAGGAGCTGCACAAGCGCGTCATCGGTCAGGACGAGGCCATCAAGGCCCTGTCCCGGGCGATCCGCCGCACGCGTGCCGGCCTGAAGGACCCCCGCCGTCCCGGTGGATCGTTCATCTTCGCCGGCCCCTCGGGCGTCGGCAAGACGTGGCTGTCCAAGGCGCTGGCGAACTTCCTCTTCGGCGACGACGAGGCGCTGATCCAGCTCGACATGAGCGAGTTCAGCGAGAAGCACACGGTGTCGCGCCTGTTCGGCTCGCCTCCGGGCTACGTCGGCTACGAAGAGGGCGGCCAGCTCACCGAGAAGGTGCGCCGCAAGCCGTTCAGCGTGGTCCTGTTCGACGAGATCGAGAAGGCCCACCCGGACATCTTCAACTCGCTCCTGCAGATCCTCGAGGAGGGTCACCTCACCGACGGTCAGGGTCGCGTCGTCAACTTCAAGAACGCCGTGATCATCATGACCACCAACCTCGGTGCGCGTGAGATCTCCAAGGGCGTCAACCTGGGCTTCGCCCAGGCCGGAGACGCGGTCGGCACGTACGAGCGGATGAAGGAGCGCGTCTCGACGGAGCTCAAGCAGCACTTCCGTCCCGAGTTCCTCAACCGTGTCGACGAGGTCATCGTGTTCCCGCCGCTGACGCAGGACGAGATCCTGCAGATGGTCGACATGATGATCGGCTCGCTCGAGCAGCGCCTCGGCGAGAAGGACATCGACATCGAGCTCACGTCCGCGGCCAAGGAGCAGCTCGCCAAGGTCGGGTTCGACCCGGTCCTGGGCGCGCGTCCGCTGCGTCGCACCGTGCAGCGCGAGGTCGAGGACGCCCTGGCCGAGAAGCTCCTCTACGGGGATCTCCACGCCGGTCAGATCGTCCTGGTCGACTTCGTGGACGGTGAGTTCACCTTCACCGGCACGTCGAAGGCCGACCTCGAGCTGCCCGAGGTCCCGCCGGCCGTCGAGGCCGGCGCGAGCTCCGACGACTGA
- a CDS encoding heme-binding protein has protein sequence MRTTTEQLEALRGRFRTVEQAVPGDEDLGPFKLLPGTWSNEPDLAGRGWNMIALPFGPPQGATFRPPYRLLMNQYNEKLTFSLVDKAVPNRGIAPAAAGLTPNADQLLVALDYEQGIKQIVSDDFPSTSLTGAPDTAIHHEPGLFLSMTDPLDEDVVDIARLATIPHGDSVLGLGVATVSDGPPTITGINALPLGVNQDVDANPYLQPYKHFRDAPFRGLFNPVDSTALLKAANEGVDIVRTTRLEFDSTVATGGISNIPFIVRQANASEMKSTFWIQEVRNADGGIDLRLQYAQVVQLDFFDRFDGGPGRIKWPHVSINTLAKVEDPPAPGPGGYDVMPS, from the coding sequence ATGAGAACCACGACCGAACAGCTGGAGGCCCTGCGCGGCCGCTTCCGCACCGTCGAGCAGGCCGTGCCCGGCGACGAGGACCTCGGTCCGTTCAAGCTCCTGCCCGGCACCTGGTCCAACGAGCCCGACCTCGCGGGCCGGGGCTGGAACATGATCGCGCTGCCCTTCGGCCCGCCGCAGGGTGCGACGTTCCGGCCGCCGTACCGGCTGCTGATGAACCAGTACAACGAGAAGCTGACGTTCAGCCTCGTCGACAAGGCGGTGCCGAACCGCGGCATCGCCCCGGCGGCGGCTGGGCTCACGCCGAACGCCGACCAGCTGCTCGTCGCGCTCGACTACGAGCAGGGCATCAAGCAGATCGTCTCCGACGACTTCCCGTCGACGAGCCTGACCGGCGCGCCGGACACTGCGATCCACCACGAGCCGGGTCTCTTCCTGAGCATGACCGACCCGCTCGACGAGGACGTCGTGGACATCGCCCGGCTCGCCACGATCCCGCACGGCGACTCGGTGCTGGGCCTGGGCGTCGCGACGGTATCGGACGGTCCGCCGACGATCACGGGCATCAACGCCCTGCCGCTGGGCGTCAACCAGGACGTCGACGCCAACCCGTACCTGCAGCCCTACAAGCACTTCCGCGACGCGCCGTTCCGCGGGCTGTTCAACCCCGTGGACTCGACCGCGCTGCTCAAGGCGGCGAACGAGGGCGTCGACATCGTGCGCACCACCCGGCTCGAGTTCGACAGCACCGTCGCCACCGGCGGCATCTCGAACATCCCGTTCATCGTGCGCCAGGCCAACGCCTCGGAGATGAAGTCGACCTTCTGGATCCAGGAGGTCCGCAACGCGGACGGCGGCATCGACCTGCGGCTGCAGTACGCCCAGGTCGTGCAGCTGGACTTCTTCGACCGCTTCGACGGCGGTCCGGGCCGCATCAAGTGGCCGCACGTCAGCATCAACACGCTCGCGAAGGTCGAGGACCCGCCGGCCCCCGGCCCCGGCGGCTACGACGTCATGCCGAGCTGA
- the disA gene encoding DNA integrity scanning diadenylate cyclase DisA — MPASDLRATLSSVAPGTALREGLERIMRGRTGALIVIGQDRVVDSISTGGFALDVPFTATGVRELAKMDGAIILDSSATRIMRAAVHLMPDPSIPTTESGTRHRTAERVARQTGVPVISVSASMHTIALYQDDQRYVLEEPTVVVSRANQALQTLERYRTRLDEVSDALSALEVEDLVTVRDVTAVAQRLEMVRRISDEIEMYVLELGSDGRLLSLQLNELVGGVDAERTLVVRDYLPPGSDEQAAKVLDALAELESQEVLDLGIVASALHIGDGNSLDASVSPHGYRLLARIPRLPGSVVERLITHFGTLQRLLGASLDDLQAVEGVGDLRARGVRDGLSRLAESSILERYV; from the coding sequence GTGCCGGCTTCCGACCTGCGGGCGACCCTGAGCTCCGTCGCGCCCGGAACGGCGCTGCGTGAGGGTCTGGAGCGCATCATGCGAGGGCGCACCGGCGCCCTGATCGTGATCGGTCAGGACCGCGTGGTCGACTCGATCTCCACGGGCGGCTTCGCCCTCGACGTCCCGTTCACCGCCACCGGCGTCCGCGAGCTGGCGAAGATGGACGGCGCGATCATCCTCGACTCCTCGGCCACCCGGATCATGCGCGCCGCCGTGCACCTCATGCCCGACCCGTCGATCCCGACCACCGAGTCCGGCACCCGCCACCGCACCGCCGAGCGCGTGGCCCGCCAGACCGGCGTCCCGGTCATCTCGGTCTCGGCGTCGATGCACACGATCGCGCTCTACCAGGACGACCAGCGCTACGTGCTGGAGGAGCCCACCGTCGTCGTCAGCCGGGCGAACCAGGCGCTCCAGACGCTCGAGCGCTACCGCACGCGCCTCGACGAGGTCTCCGACGCGCTGTCGGCCCTCGAGGTCGAGGACCTCGTCACCGTCCGCGACGTCACCGCCGTCGCCCAGCGCCTCGAGATGGTGCGCCGCATCTCCGACGAGATCGAGATGTACGTGCTCGAGCTCGGCTCCGACGGCCGTTTGCTCTCGCTCCAGCTGAACGAGCTCGTGGGCGGCGTCGACGCCGAGCGCACGCTCGTGGTCCGCGACTACCTGCCGCCGGGCTCGGACGAGCAGGCCGCGAAGGTTCTCGACGCGCTGGCCGAGCTGGAGTCCCAGGAGGTCCTCGACCTCGGCATCGTCGCCTCGGCGCTGCACATCGGCGACGGCAACTCGCTCGATGCCTCGGTGTCGCCGCACGGCTACCGGCTGCTGGCGCGCATCCCGCGCCTGCCCGGCTCGGTGGTGGAGCGCCTCATCACGCACTTCGGCACGCTCCAGCGCCTGCTGGGCGCCAGCCTCGACGACCTGCAGGCCGTGGAGGGCGTGGGCGACCTGCGCGCCCGCGGCGTCCGCGACGGCCTCTCGCGCCTCGCCGAGTCCAGCATCCTCGAGCGCTACGTCTGA
- a CDS encoding A/G-specific adenine glycosylase translates to MPATTPPPRELHERIIDWFGVHRRSLPWRDDPAPWRVMVSELMLQQTPVVRVLPVFEAWMERWPTPADLAAEPSGEAVRAWGRLGYPRRALRLHAAATAIVADHGGEVPSTYEELLTLPGVGDYTAAAIASFAYGRRAVVLDTNVRRVFARVVEGVQYPAPTVRRAERDLATSLLPDDEDRAAAWAAATMELGALVCTARSPRCEACPVADLCRWRAAGYPEHDGPPRRGQAWHGTDRQCRGALMAVVRDADGPVAPEVVAASWSDAAQRERCLDSLLDDGLLDLTPDGRLTLPG, encoded by the coding sequence ATGCCTGCCACCACTCCCCCGCCCCGCGAGCTGCACGAGCGCATCATCGACTGGTTCGGCGTCCATCGACGGAGCCTGCCGTGGCGCGACGACCCGGCGCCGTGGCGCGTCATGGTCTCCGAGCTCATGCTCCAGCAGACGCCCGTCGTGCGGGTGCTGCCGGTGTTCGAGGCGTGGATGGAGCGCTGGCCGACCCCGGCGGATCTCGCGGCCGAGCCCTCGGGCGAGGCGGTGCGCGCCTGGGGTCGCTTGGGGTACCCGCGGCGCGCGCTGCGCCTGCACGCCGCCGCCACCGCGATCGTCGCCGACCACGGCGGCGAGGTGCCGAGCACGTATGAAGAGCTGCTGACCCTGCCGGGCGTCGGCGACTACACGGCGGCCGCGATCGCCTCGTTCGCGTACGGGCGGCGGGCGGTCGTCCTCGACACGAACGTGCGGCGGGTGTTCGCCCGGGTGGTCGAGGGCGTGCAGTACCCGGCGCCCACGGTGCGGCGGGCCGAGCGCGACCTCGCGACCTCGCTGCTGCCCGACGACGAGGACCGGGCTGCCGCCTGGGCCGCGGCGACGATGGAGCTCGGCGCGCTGGTGTGCACCGCGCGCTCGCCCCGCTGCGAGGCCTGCCCGGTCGCCGACCTGTGTCGCTGGCGCGCGGCCGGCTACCCCGAGCACGACGGACCGCCGCGACGCGGCCAGGCCTGGCACGGCACCGACCGCCAGTGCCGCGGCGCCCTGATGGCCGTGGTCCGCGACGCCGACGGTCCGGTGGCACCCGAGGTCGTCGCCGCCTCCTGGTCGGACGCCGCCCAGCGCGAGCGCTGCCTCGACTCCCTCCTCGACGACGGGCTCCTCGACCTCACCCCCGACGGCCGCCTCACCCTCCCCGGCTGA
- a CDS encoding GrpB family protein: MDRERLLDFSEAPAPAGASPWVEGFGPGTDLTIAEPDPRWASDFEALRAQIAGALGPSVVVEHVGSTSVPGLPAKPIVDVDVIVPDPDDEAAYVPALEAVGLVLAVREPWWQGHRLLRCADPRANVHVFGPEATEPVRHRIFRDWLRTHPDDRDRYAAAKLAASAGGGHVMEYNVRKQDVLREILVRAIEASAP, from the coding sequence GTGGACCGCGAGAGGCTGCTGGACTTCAGCGAGGCGCCGGCGCCGGCCGGGGCGAGTCCGTGGGTCGAGGGGTTCGGGCCCGGGACCGACCTGACGATCGCCGAGCCGGATCCGCGGTGGGCGAGCGACTTCGAGGCGCTGCGTGCGCAGATCGCCGGGGCGCTCGGTCCGTCGGTGGTGGTGGAGCACGTCGGCTCGACCTCGGTGCCGGGGCTGCCCGCGAAGCCGATCGTGGACGTCGACGTCATCGTCCCCGACCCCGACGACGAGGCGGCGTACGTGCCTGCGCTCGAGGCCGTCGGTCTGGTGCTCGCGGTACGGGAGCCGTGGTGGCAGGGGCACCGACTGCTGCGGTGCGCGGACCCCCGGGCCAACGTGCACGTGTTCGGGCCGGAGGCGACCGAGCCCGTCCGGCACCGCATCTTCCGTGACTGGCTGCGCACCCATCCCGACGACCGCGACCGCTACGCCGCCGCGAAGCTGGCCGCCTCCGCCGGCGGTGGGCACGTCATGGAGTACAACGTCCGCAAGCAGGACGTGCTGCGCGAGATCCTCGTCCGCGCCATCGAGGCCTCCGCCCCGTAG